In one Suricata suricatta isolate VVHF042 chromosome 9, meerkat_22Aug2017_6uvM2_HiC, whole genome shotgun sequence genomic region, the following are encoded:
- the HHIPL1 gene encoding HHIP-like protein 1 encodes MAEGVRKLKGCRRRELMAELGAGLDPERWCLCAGSQAGVRRPRAPLSPQECSPYAAHLYDAEDPSTPLRTVPGLCEDYCLDMWQTCRGLFRHLSPDRELWALEGNRAKFCRYLSLDDTDYCFPRLLVNENLNLNLGRVGADAKGCLQLCLEEVANGLRNPVAMVHARDGTHRFFVAEQVGLVWAYLPDRSRLEKPFLNISRAVLTSPWEGDERGFLGIALHPGFRHNGKLYVYYSVGVGFDEWIRISEFRVSAEDMNTVDHSSERIILEIEEPASNHNGGQLLFGDDEYLYIFTGDGGMAGDPFGKFGNAQNKGVGRALGPSSACSWGPPASRFRSPVRRDNNNLQGEACPPPCVPHPHPVETNRAPLRTLILDPFPTPEDDVLPIFAYPHKLGKSVTGGYVYRGCEYPNLNGLYIFGDFMSGRLMSLRENPETGQWRYSEICMGGGQTCAFPGLINNYHPHIISFAEDEAGELYFMSTGVPSATAAHGVVYKVIDPSRRAPPGTCQTQPTQVKVRSRLIRFVPKEKFIRRAESTPRPTARAPTKAPRRSRPTAALPVPTPRP; translated from the exons ATGGCAGAGGGTGTCAGGAAACTGAAGGGGTGCAGGAGGCGGGAGCtgatggcagagctgggggcagggctggatcCCGAGCGGTGGTGCCTCTGCGCTGGCTCTCAGGCTGGGGTCCGG CGCCCCCGCGCGCCCCTGTCCCCGCAGGAATGTTCCCCGTACGCGGCCCACCTGTACGACGCCGAAGACCCGTCCACGCCGCTGCGCACGGTGCCCGGGCTCTGCGAGGACTACTGTCTGGACATGTGGCAGACGTGCCGGGGCCTGTTCCGCCATCTGTCGCCCGACCGCGAGCTCTGGGCCCTGGAGGGCAACCGCGCCAAGTTCTGCCGCTACTTGTCGCTGGACGACACGGACTACTGCTTCCCGCGCCTGCTGGTCAACGAGAACCTCAACCTGAACCTGGGCCGCGTGGGCGCCGACGCCAAGGGCTGCCTGCAGCtttgcctggaggaggtggctaACGGGCTGCGCAACCCGGTGGCCATGGTGCACGCTCGGGACGGCACCCACCGCTTCTTCGTGGCCGAGCAGGTGGGGCTGGTGTGGGCCTACCTGCCCGACCGCTCGCGCCTGGAGAAGCCCTTCCTGAACATCAGCCGGGCCGTGCTCACCTCGCCCTGGGAGGGCGACGAGCGCGGCTTCCTGGGCATCGCCTTGCACCCCGGCTTCCGGCACAATGGCAAGCTCTACGTCTACTACTCGGTGGGGGTCGGCTTCGATGAGTGGATCCGCATCAGCGAGTTCAGGGTCTCCGCGGAGGACATGAACACCGTGGACCACAGTTCTGAGAG GATAATCCTGGAGATCGAAGAGCCCGCCTCCAACCACAACGGGGGCCAGCTGCTGTTCGGAGACGATGAGTACCTCTACATCTTCACTGGTGACGGCGGGATGGCCGGAGACCCCTTTGGAAAATTTGGAAATGCCCAAAACAA GGGGGTAGGAAGGGCTCTGGGCCCCAGCTCGGCCTGCAGCTGGGGACCCCCAGCAAGTCGCTTCCGCTCGCCAGTTAGACGGGATAATAATAATCTCCAGGGGGAGGCTTGTC CGCCTccctgtgtcccccacccccacccggtgGAGACCAACCGCGCGCCCTTGAGGACACTGATCCTGGATCCGTTCCCCACCCCAGAGG ATGACGTGCTGCCGATATTCGCCTACCCGCACAAGCTGGGCAAGTCGGTCACGGGAGGCTATGTGTACCGGGGCTGTGAGTACCCCAACCTGAACGGCCTCTACATTTTCGGCGATTTTATGAGCGG GCGTCTGATGTCCCTCCGAGAGAACCCGGAGACCGGCCAGTGGCGCTACAGCGAGATCTGCATGGGTGGAGGCCAGACCTGTGCGTTCCCGGGCCTCATTAACAACTACCACCCTCACATCATCTCCTTTGCAGAGGATGAGGCCG GGGAGCTGTACTTCATGTCGACGGGCGTGCCAAGCGCCACGGCAGCCCACGGGGTCGTCTACAAAGTGATCGACCCCTCCAG ACGGGCACCACCCGGCACATGCCAGACCCAGCCCACCCAGGTGAAGGTGAGGAGCCGCCTCATCCGTTTCGTGCCCAAAGAAA AGTTCATCCGGAGGGCAGAGAGCACCCCACGGCCCACAGCACGAGCACCCACCAAGGCGCCCCGCCGCAGCCGCCCCACGGCCGCTCTGCCGGTGCCCACCCCGCGGCCC